A single genomic interval of Armatimonadota bacterium harbors:
- a CDS encoding glycoside hydrolase family 38 C-terminal domain-containing protein: MLAKTLHMIGNAHLDPVWLWRSQEGFHEALATFRSALDRMTEDDGFVFTSSSAALYEWVGSVAPGMLDEIRGRVTEGRWRIVGGWWIQPDCNIPCGESYARQALYGQRFFREKLGVTATVGYNPDSFGHNAMLPQILAKSGMDSYLFMRPGPHEKDLPGHIFRWASPDGSEVTAYRIPYTYCTSPEQLPEHLARCRALEQDGIDEFMCFYGVGNHGGGPTKENLRLIAEEAASSTETTIVHSSPDDYFRAIRGADLPLVNDDLQIHAPGCFAAHSGIKRWNRIAENRLLGAEKISTLANWIAEFDYPKDLGRAWKNVLFNQFHDILAGTSLEEAYEDARNDYGEAIAIADRALGAAAVGIAWKTNLRPVDNCLPVVVFNPNAWPVRRVVEFETDTNHAPSVMVAPDGNRSVVQAVLPQASVVFRKRIAFVAELPALGYRAFWGLAEPEQAPPTEVSGWRGGMSAEADSGSADIENEYLRLSVDPATGFITLLDKRTGVTIVRDGAAPCVIADDSDTWSHGRVRFDDEFGRFAVTGISLEEAGPVRWTLRLESGWGSSTLVQRFSLAAGIPRVDVAVTVDWHEHHQMLKLRFPTGITDGVVTYEIPYGSMVRPADGNEKPGQSWVDISGAGAGLCLLNDGKYSYSAEGDTLSLTVLRSPVYAHHDPYVLDPVLPYAWQDQGVQSFMYSLLPHGGDWRAAHPHREAAELNQPPVVQIATFHEGTMPTEYSLATIEPANVILTVLKVAEDGSGIVLRLVETDGMACRAAITFNWGRTIEADFGPYEIKTILVPDDSDEDWVETNLLETPL, translated from the coding sequence ATGCTCGCGAAGACCCTGCACATGATAGGAAACGCCCACCTGGACCCCGTGTGGCTCTGGCGGTCGCAGGAGGGCTTCCATGAAGCGCTCGCCACGTTCCGTTCGGCACTCGATCGGATGACCGAGGACGACGGCTTTGTCTTCACTTCCAGCAGCGCCGCGCTGTATGAGTGGGTTGGTAGCGTGGCGCCGGGAATGCTGGATGAGATCCGGGGACGCGTAACGGAGGGACGGTGGCGCATCGTGGGCGGGTGGTGGATCCAGCCCGACTGCAATATCCCGTGCGGCGAATCGTACGCGCGGCAGGCGCTCTACGGCCAGCGGTTCTTCCGCGAGAAACTGGGCGTCACGGCCACGGTGGGGTATAACCCGGACAGCTTCGGGCACAATGCCATGCTGCCGCAAATCCTCGCGAAGAGCGGCATGGACTCCTATTTATTCATGCGTCCCGGCCCGCACGAGAAGGATCTGCCCGGACACATCTTTCGCTGGGCTTCACCGGACGGTTCCGAGGTGACGGCGTACCGGATCCCGTACACCTACTGCACCTCGCCCGAACAACTGCCGGAGCACCTGGCCCGATGCCGCGCGCTCGAACAGGACGGCATCGATGAGTTCATGTGCTTCTACGGCGTTGGCAATCACGGCGGCGGCCCGACGAAGGAAAACCTTCGCCTGATCGCCGAAGAAGCCGCCTCAAGCACGGAGACCACGATCGTCCACAGCTCGCCGGACGACTACTTCAGGGCCATCCGCGGCGCCGATCTGCCGCTGGTCAACGATGACCTCCAGATCCACGCGCCCGGATGCTTCGCCGCACACAGCGGCATCAAGCGCTGGAACCGTATCGCGGAAAACCGGCTGCTCGGCGCCGAAAAGATCTCCACGCTGGCGAACTGGATCGCGGAGTTTGACTATCCGAAGGACCTTGGCCGCGCATGGAAAAACGTGCTGTTCAATCAGTTCCACGACATCCTGGCCGGCACATCGCTGGAGGAGGCATACGAAGACGCCCGGAACGATTACGGTGAGGCGATCGCCATCGCGGATCGCGCACTCGGCGCAGCGGCCGTTGGGATTGCCTGGAAGACCAACTTGCGCCCTGTCGACAATTGCCTTCCGGTTGTCGTGTTCAATCCGAACGCCTGGCCGGTGCGCCGGGTGGTGGAGTTCGAAACGGATACGAACCACGCGCCCAGTGTGATGGTCGCGCCGGACGGGAATCGCTCCGTCGTGCAGGCGGTGCTGCCGCAGGCGTCGGTCGTCTTTCGCAAGCGTATCGCATTCGTCGCCGAGCTGCCCGCTCTGGGATACCGGGCCTTCTGGGGGTTGGCCGAACCGGAACAAGCGCCACCGACCGAGGTCAGTGGCTGGCGCGGCGGAATGTCGGCTGAAGCCGACTCCGGCTCGGCGGACATCGAGAACGAATACCTCCGCTTGAGCGTAGACCCGGCGACCGGGTTCATCACGCTGTTGGACAAGCGGACCGGCGTGACTATTGTACGAGACGGCGCTGCGCCGTGCGTGATCGCGGACGACAGCGACACGTGGAGCCACGGGCGCGTCCGCTTCGATGATGAGTTTGGTCGGTTCGCCGTGACGGGCATCTCGCTGGAAGAGGCCGGCCCGGTGCGATGGACGCTGCGGTTGGAGAGCGGGTGGGGTTCTTCTACGCTGGTCCAGCGGTTTTCGCTGGCGGCCGGAATCCCACGCGTGGATGTGGCGGTGACGGTTGACTGGCACGAGCACCATCAGATGCTTAAGCTACGTTTTCCGACCGGGATTACCGACGGAGTGGTGACCTACGAGATCCCGTATGGCAGCATGGTCCGCCCCGCCGATGGTAACGAGAAGCCCGGCCAGTCGTGGGTTGATATCAGCGGCGCCGGCGCGGGGCTGTGCCTGCTGAACGACGGCAAGTACAGCTACAGCGCCGAGGGCGATACCCTCAGCCTCACGGTGCTTCGAAGCCCCGTCTACGCGCACCACGACCCATATGTCCTGGATCCGGTGCTGCCCTACGCCTGGCAGGATCAGGGCGTTCAGTCATTCATGTATTCGCTGCTGCCGCATGGGGGAGACTGGCGCGCTGCGCACCCGCATCGCGAGGCGGCGGAACTGAACCAGCCGCCCGTGGTTCAGATCGCGACATTCCATGAAGGCACGATGCCGACGGAATACTCACTGGCCACCATTGAGCCGGCCAACGTGATATTAACCGTATTGAAGGTGGCGGAAGATGGGAGCGGGATCGTCCTCCGGTTGGTGGAAACGGACGGAATGGCGTGTCGTGCGGCGATCACTTTCAACTGGGGCCGCACGATCGAGGCGGACTTCGGCCCGTACGAGATCAAAACGATCCTCGTGCCCGATGACTCCGATGAGGATTGGGTAGAGACGAATCTGTTGGAAACACCACTGTGA
- a CDS encoding DUF4855 domain-containing protein: protein MPYFPQGAPEMGYLRHLILLYGRDISIWNAERIRPYLAYMNEDGKPLDWFFDSLLFVPMTAASGRSFGSDVNLGTTMCGEGDFYPIPVPNPATRKDYDDLLDVYFGDGGYLDAMNAGVESLKCELPAPAHKHNAVLMTPYPGIMQPMWGRLPGSDKCLNFSTVKQGITPATMDRLAATNWFADECVARWDDARWPNVSFLGFYWPFETVYHGWEVDDHLLLKEHHKHLKQLGKVMTWIPFSSTYNTHLLDNYQDYYFDLAFQQPNHMFYVNTPGIEGPAAVAKARNAGFEMEYYLEWGEPFAVLDERQKRFRDYLNGGAKFGFMKEAACAWYHGRNGIAQMWDHEDPVERAYYHDIYRFVKGTYEIKED, encoded by the coding sequence ATGCCATACTTCCCCCAGGGCGCGCCCGAGATGGGCTACCTGCGCCATCTGATTCTCCTTTACGGCCGCGACATATCAATCTGGAACGCCGAGCGAATACGCCCCTATCTCGCGTACATGAACGAAGACGGAAAGCCCCTGGACTGGTTTTTCGACTCCCTCCTCTTCGTGCCGATGACCGCGGCGTCCGGCCGCAGTTTCGGGTCGGATGTCAACCTGGGGACCACGATGTGCGGCGAGGGCGATTTCTACCCGATTCCCGTGCCCAACCCGGCCACCCGCAAGGATTACGACGACCTCCTGGATGTCTACTTCGGCGACGGTGGATACCTGGATGCGATGAATGCGGGCGTCGAGTCGTTGAAGTGCGAATTGCCCGCGCCGGCCCACAAGCACAACGCGGTGCTGATGACCCCCTACCCCGGCATCATGCAACCCATGTGGGGACGCCTGCCGGGCAGCGACAAATGCCTCAATTTCAGCACCGTCAAGCAGGGCATCACACCGGCCACGATGGACCGCCTTGCCGCGACGAACTGGTTCGCGGATGAGTGCGTCGCGAGATGGGATGATGCGCGATGGCCCAACGTGAGCTTTCTGGGGTTCTACTGGCCGTTCGAGACGGTGTACCACGGCTGGGAGGTGGATGACCACCTCTTGCTGAAGGAGCACCACAAACACCTGAAGCAACTCGGCAAGGTGATGACGTGGATTCCGTTTTCATCGACGTACAACACACACCTGCTGGACAACTACCAGGACTACTACTTCGACCTCGCCTTCCAGCAGCCCAACCACATGTTCTACGTGAATACGCCGGGTATCGAGGGACCCGCCGCCGTCGCCAAAGCGCGAAACGCCGGCTTCGAGATGGAGTACTATCTGGAATGGGGAGAACCGTTCGCGGTGCTCGACGAGCGCCAGAAGCGCTTCCGTGATTACCTGAACGGGGGCGCAAAGTTCGGATTCATGAAGGAGGCCGCGTGCGCCTGGTATCACGGCCGCAATGGAATCGCCCAGATGTGGGACCACGAAGACCCAGTCGAACGCGCGTACTACCACGACATCTATCGCTTCGTGAAGGGTACGTATGAGATAAAAGAGGACTGA
- a CDS encoding alpha-L-fucosidase — translation MKTPSGQIAALGALMAAASLVPSAAVTPPETPAQRDARMAWWRDARFGMFIHWGPVSLKGTEIGWSRSNEVPAAEYDNLYKRFDPEKFDARKWVGIAKSAGVKYIVLVTKHHDGFTMWDSKLTDYSITHTPFKRDVVRELSDECRRQGIRFCTYYSVLDWRHPDYPIGEAPGGGVKTNPDMDRYVAYMKGQLKELVTGYGPLGLVWFDGEWEQPWNLERGLDLEKYVRSLQPDIIINDRVGHGRDGKAGDYATPEQTIGRFNRDAPWESCITICTQWAWKPNDTLKPLSECIRTLARCAGGDGNLLLNVGPTPLGEIEAPQVERLNEVGTWLRKNGKAIYGTRGGPFMPSGDGVSTSKGKTVYVHVFRWPGDTITLSPLPAKITRSSVLTGGKCTVSQTDRGIEISVDPGHRNDIDTIVALELDANAESLTPVRWSPASSLAAGKKATASNVYQGETAYAASAAVDDDDATRWATDTGTKQCWLEVDLGRPTTFNEVGVSEWAPRIRRFEIEYRDTPDQPWRTALAGTTMGEHFSATFPEVTGRYVRLNILEASDGPTINEFSLRNVAHR, via the coding sequence ATGAAGACTCCGTCTGGACAGATTGCCGCGCTCGGCGCCTTAATGGCTGCCGCCTCCCTTGTGCCGTCCGCCGCCGTGACGCCTCCCGAAACACCTGCCCAGCGCGATGCGCGCATGGCTTGGTGGCGCGACGCGCGGTTCGGCATGTTCATCCACTGGGGGCCCGTCTCTCTGAAGGGGACGGAAATCGGGTGGTCCCGCTCGAACGAAGTGCCCGCCGCCGAGTATGACAACCTGTACAAACGGTTCGACCCGGAAAAGTTCGACGCTCGCAAATGGGTCGGCATCGCCAAATCCGCCGGGGTGAAGTACATTGTGCTGGTCACCAAGCACCACGACGGCTTCACGATGTGGGACAGCAAGCTCACGGACTACAGCATCACGCATACCCCGTTCAAGCGCGACGTGGTCCGCGAACTCTCCGATGAGTGCCGCCGGCAGGGCATCCGGTTCTGTACGTACTACTCGGTTCTGGACTGGCGGCATCCGGACTACCCGATCGGCGAAGCCCCCGGCGGCGGCGTAAAGACAAACCCCGACATGGACCGGTACGTCGCGTATATGAAGGGCCAGCTCAAAGAACTGGTCACCGGGTACGGACCGCTGGGCCTGGTTTGGTTTGACGGCGAGTGGGAGCAACCGTGGAACCTGGAACGAGGCCTCGACCTGGAGAAGTACGTCCGGTCGCTTCAGCCGGACATCATCATCAATGACCGTGTGGGCCACGGGCGCGACGGCAAGGCCGGCGACTACGCCACGCCGGAACAAACAATCGGCCGCTTCAATCGCGACGCGCCGTGGGAATCGTGCATCACAATCTGCACCCAATGGGCCTGGAAGCCGAACGACACGCTCAAGCCGCTCTCCGAATGCATCCGTACACTCGCCCGGTGCGCCGGCGGCGACGGCAACCTGCTCCTCAACGTGGGGCCGACGCCGCTCGGCGAGATCGAGGCGCCGCAGGTCGAGCGCCTGAACGAAGTAGGCACGTGGCTGCGCAAGAACGGCAAGGCGATCTACGGCACCCGCGGCGGCCCGTTCATGCCGTCCGGCGATGGTGTATCGACGTCGAAAGGCAAGACGGTCTACGTCCACGTCTTCCGCTGGCCGGGCGACACGATCACGCTCTCGCCGCTCCCCGCGAAGATCACGCGCTCCAGCGTATTGACTGGCGGAAAATGCACCGTCTCGCAAACCGATCGGGGCATCGAGATATCCGTGGACCCCGGGCATCGGAACGATATCGATACGATCGTCGCGCTCGAACTCGACGCGAACGCCGAAAGCCTCACACCGGTAAGATGGTCACCCGCATCGTCCCTCGCGGCCGGCAAGAAGGCCACCGCGTCCAACGTCTACCAGGGTGAAACGGCTTATGCCGCCTCCGCCGCCGTGGACGATGATGACGCAACGCGCTGGGCCACGGACACCGGCACCAAACAGTGCTGGTTGGAGGTCGACCTGGGCCGACCGACAACCTTCAACGAAGTTGGCGTCAGCGAATGGGCGCCGCGGATCCGGCGGTTCGAAATCGAGTACCGCGACACGCCGGATCAGCCGTGGCGGACGGCGCTCGCCGGCACAACGATGGGAGAGCACTTCAGCGCCACCTTCCCCGAAGTGACAGGCCGATACGTGCGGCTCAACATACTCGAAGCAAGCGACGGCCCCACGATCAACGAGTTCTCATTGCGTAATGTTGCGCACCGGTAG
- a CDS encoding glycoside hydrolase family 2 TIM barrel-domain containing protein, producing MNHRALLTVLIVLAIPANARAQAAKPVPVTLEKTADGYRLLRDGKPFFIKGAGGSGPLDRLKAAGANSNRTWGADNLGPMLDEAQKLGLTITVGIWLGHEEHGFSYNNANQVADQVAQVRKSVEQYKNHPAVLMWALGNEMEGYGAGDNAAIWSAINNLAVMVKRLDPNHPVMTVISEIGGDRVKNINRLCPDVDIVGINSYGGGPSIPERYKAAGGTKPYVLTEYGPGGTWETGKTAWGAAQELTSTQKAEAYRRTYTQAIVNRPLSLGGYAFTWGFKQEATATWFGMLLSDGSNLGVVDTMTELWSGKPPANRCPVINSLKLDGPDQVDPGATVHASFNVTDPDGDPLQVTWVLQPEADRYNLGGSSERALPTYPEAIVKSGKDGADVKLPAEAGGYRLFAYARDGKGNAAVGNIPLLVKGEIKPVAATAAKLPFTVYSDQGQGDAVYVPTGWMGNIKALKLDEGCKIQPHSGTTCIQCDYSAGNDWAGVVWQSPANDWGDLPGGRNLNGAKRLTFWARGDKGTETVTFLIGLIGADSKYPDTAQAKLETKLTTAWQQFSMDLTGKDLTRVKTGFAFTVAGQGRPVTFYLDDIRYE from the coding sequence ATGAACCACCGCGCTCTGCTGACGGTCCTGATCGTACTTGCCATTCCCGCGAACGCCCGCGCACAGGCGGCCAAACCCGTTCCCGTGACGCTTGAGAAGACCGCCGACGGGTACCGCCTGTTGCGCGACGGGAAGCCGTTCTTCATCAAGGGCGCCGGGGGGAGCGGACCGCTCGATCGCCTCAAGGCAGCCGGTGCGAACTCGAACCGGACGTGGGGCGCGGACAACCTCGGCCCGATGCTGGATGAGGCCCAGAAACTGGGCCTTACGATCACCGTCGGCATCTGGCTTGGCCACGAGGAGCACGGATTCAGTTACAACAACGCCAATCAGGTCGCCGACCAGGTAGCGCAGGTCAGGAAGTCGGTCGAGCAATACAAGAACCACCCGGCGGTCCTCATGTGGGCGCTGGGCAACGAAATGGAAGGCTATGGCGCGGGTGACAACGCCGCCATCTGGTCGGCCATCAATAACCTGGCGGTGATGGTCAAGCGCCTCGACCCCAATCACCCGGTGATGACGGTGATCTCGGAAATCGGGGGCGATCGGGTCAAGAACATCAACCGCCTGTGCCCGGACGTGGACATCGTGGGCATCAACTCCTACGGCGGCGGCCCGTCGATCCCGGAACGATACAAGGCGGCCGGCGGCACGAAGCCGTACGTGCTCACGGAGTACGGGCCCGGTGGCACGTGGGAAACCGGCAAGACCGCCTGGGGCGCGGCCCAGGAACTCACCAGCACGCAGAAGGCGGAAGCCTACAGACGGACCTACACCCAGGCCATCGTCAATCGCCCGCTGTCTCTCGGCGGATACGCATTTACGTGGGGTTTCAAACAGGAGGCCACGGCCACGTGGTTCGGAATGCTGTTGTCGGACGGAAGCAATCTTGGTGTCGTGGACACGATGACCGAGCTCTGGTCCGGCAAGCCGCCTGCGAATCGGTGCCCGGTCATCAACTCCCTGAAACTCGACGGCCCCGACCAGGTGGACCCCGGCGCGACGGTGCACGCGTCTTTCAACGTCACCGATCCCGACGGCGATCCCTTGCAGGTCACATGGGTCTTGCAGCCGGAAGCGGATCGCTACAACCTGGGAGGCTCGTCGGAGCGTGCGCTGCCAACGTACCCGGAGGCGATCGTGAAATCCGGCAAGGACGGCGCGGACGTCAAACTGCCCGCCGAAGCGGGCGGGTACCGGCTGTTCGCATACGCTCGTGATGGCAAGGGTAACGCGGCCGTCGGCAACATCCCGCTGCTGGTCAAAGGCGAGATCAAGCCCGTCGCGGCAACCGCGGCCAAACTGCCGTTCACGGTCTACTCCGACCAAGGTCAGGGCGACGCCGTGTACGTGCCGACGGGGTGGATGGGCAACATCAAGGCGCTCAAGCTGGACGAGGGCTGCAAAATCCAGCCGCACTCGGGGACAACGTGCATTCAGTGCGACTACAGCGCCGGCAACGACTGGGCCGGCGTGGTGTGGCAGAGTCCCGCGAACGACTGGGGAGATCTGCCCGGCGGCCGAAACCTGAACGGCGCGAAACGGCTCACCTTCTGGGCGCGTGGTGACAAAGGCACGGAGACCGTCACGTTCCTCATCGGCCTGATCGGCGCTGACAGCAAATACCCGGACACGGCGCAGGCGAAACTGGAGACAAAACTAACCACCGCGTGGCAGCAGTTCTCGATGGACCTGACCGGAAAGGACTTGACGCGTGTCAAAACCGGCTTCGCGTTCACCGTGGCCGGCCAGGGGCGCCCCGTCACCTTCTACCTGGACGATATCCGTTACGAGTGA
- a CDS encoding M55 family metallopeptidase, producing MKIYIAADMEGVGGIMLPEQLSRGTAEYAEARQLLTAEVNAAVDGAFEGGATEVIVRDAHGTGFNILCDQFDTRARLLQGAAVPDRFPELEGASGLILLAYHAKAGTQAAVCDHTMSSVAWFRYELCGREVGEVGIDAALAGCINVPVMLVTGDDKVCAEAAALLPGVTTCETKIGLARHAAIHLAPAECRRRIRDAATKAVKAPRPAPFQPAPPYEARVTHVLSSGADGRRYDHRTLRIDARTVACRGDDLRDVIERSLR from the coding sequence ATGAAGATCTATATTGCGGCGGATATGGAGGGCGTGGGCGGCATTATGCTGCCGGAGCAGTTATCCCGCGGGACGGCAGAATACGCCGAGGCGAGGCAACTTTTGACTGCCGAGGTGAACGCCGCCGTTGACGGCGCGTTTGAAGGCGGAGCGACCGAAGTCATCGTTCGGGACGCTCACGGTACCGGCTTCAACATCCTGTGCGACCAATTCGATACCCGCGCGCGCCTCCTGCAGGGCGCTGCCGTCCCTGACAGGTTTCCCGAACTCGAAGGCGCATCGGGCCTGATCCTCCTCGCATACCACGCGAAGGCCGGTACGCAGGCTGCGGTGTGCGACCACACGATGTCATCGGTCGCCTGGTTCCGGTACGAATTGTGCGGGCGTGAAGTGGGCGAGGTCGGCATCGACGCGGCCCTCGCAGGCTGTATCAACGTTCCTGTGATGCTGGTGACCGGTGACGACAAGGTGTGCGCCGAGGCGGCCGCGCTGCTTCCTGGCGTGACAACGTGTGAGACCAAGATCGGCCTCGCGCGCCATGCCGCGATCCACCTCGCCCCGGCGGAATGCCGCCGGCGGATCCGTGACGCCGCAACGAAGGCGGTCAAGGCGCCCCGGCCGGCGCCGTTCCAACCGGCGCCACCCTACGAGGCCCGCGTTACCCACGTGCTCAGCAGCGGCGCCGACGGTCGCCGGTACGACCATCGCACTTTGCGCATCGACGCGCGGACCGTCGCCTGCCGCGGCGACGATTTGCGCGACGTCATCGAACGATCTCTGCGCTAA